TTTCCGACCTCTTTCCCCTGAACTTTGACGGTCGATTTCGGTATCATGCTTATCTCGGAAAGCGTATAGTTGAGTCCCATGGAGTCGAGCGAAAGCTTCACCTTATGGAACTCCACGGCCGGGGTGAATACCTCGAAGACGCCGTCCTCGTCGTTCCTGACGACGTCGTCCGCCCCGGCCTCGATCGCCGCCTCCATGAGCTTTTCCTCTTCAACGGAAGCTATGTCGAAGGTGAAGAGTCCTTTTTTCTCGAACATCCAGCTTACCGAGCCGTTCTCCCCGAACCGCCCGCCGAGCTTGGTAAAGACGTTACGCACCTCCGAGACCGTGCGGTTGCGGTTATCGGTCATATAGCTTACGAGGACGGCTATGCCTGCCGGGCCGTAGCCCTCGTAGACGCCCTCCTCGTAGTTTACCCCCTCCATACCGCCTGAGCCCTTCTTAACGGCCCTGTCGATATTCTCCCCGGGCACGTTCTCGGACTTGGCCCTGTCTATGGCGGTCCTGAGCCGGGGGTTGGCCGCCGGGTCGTTCCCCCCGAGCTTTGCGGCAACGGAAATCTCCTTTACGAGCTTGG
This Thermodesulfobacteriota bacterium DNA region includes the following protein-coding sequences:
- a CDS encoding YebC/PmpR family DNA-binding transcriptional regulator; its protein translation is MSGHSKWANIKHKKARSDARRGKVFSKLVKEISVAAKLGGNDPAANPRLRTAIDRAKSENVPGENIDRAVKKGSGGMEGVNYEEGVYEGYGPAGIAVLVSYMTDNRNRTVSEVRNVFTKLGGRFGENGSVSWMFEKKGLFTFDIASVEEEKLMEAAIEAGADDVVRNDEDGVFEVFTPAVEFHKVKLSLDSMGLNYTLSEISMIPKSTVKVQGKEVG